A portion of the Halogeometricum sp. S1BR25-6 genome contains these proteins:
- a CDS encoding universal stress protein: protein MYEHILVPTDGSDTSRQAVDQAVDIAEKYDATVHALYVVDVDATSYSLGAEQVDRIRSGHLDEMPEVTDAAEKATGYVADAARERGVSVEEHVTAGEPARAIRKFVDENDIDLVVMGSHGRSGLSRVVLGSVAEKVLRRTRVPVLVVDSNDGAEAEA from the coding sequence ATGTACGAACACATACTCGTGCCGACAGACGGAAGCGATACGTCGCGACAGGCGGTCGACCAGGCGGTCGACATCGCCGAGAAGTACGACGCGACGGTCCACGCGCTCTACGTCGTCGACGTGGACGCGACGAGTTACTCGCTCGGCGCCGAACAGGTCGACCGCATCCGAAGCGGCCACCTCGACGAGATGCCCGAGGTGACGGACGCGGCGGAGAAGGCCACCGGCTACGTCGCCGACGCGGCCCGCGAACGCGGCGTCTCCGTCGAAGAACACGTCACCGCGGGCGAACCCGCCCGCGCCATTCGGAAGTTCGTCGACGAGAACGACATCGACCTCGTCGTCATGGGGTCGCACGGGCGCTCGGGTCTCTCGCGCGTCGTCCTCGGCAGCGTCGCCGAGAAGGTGCTCCGTCGGACCAGAGTACCGGTACTCGTCGTCGACAGTAACGACGGAGCGGAGGCCGAGGCGTGA